CAGGCCTTTGATCCGGTCAAGCCCAATGCCGGAGGATTTCCTTATCTGGCCGGCGGCCGGTTCGATGTTGTTAAGGATAACGCCCCCGGTCAGCGGGTTTCGGGTTTGGAGTATATGGACGATGCGGGAAAATGGACGGCAATCAAAGACGGCGAGTCTTATAAAGTTGCGGTCAACGGATTTATGGCCCATGGCGGGGACGGATACTCGATCCTGGCGAAATCCAAGGGAGAACGCCTGGACACGGGCTTTGTGGACGCCGAAGTGTTCATGGAATACGCCAAAAGCCGCCGTGTATTGCAGCCCTTGCCGTACGCTTGTGTAGAAATGAAATGATGTAAAGCAACAGGGCGAACCCGAAAGGATTCGCCCTGTATTGTTTTCAATGCTTTTTTTAGGAACGCCGTCTTAAAAGCCGGGCAAGAGGGCGCACGCCTCTCCCAACCCTGTTCAGTCTCCTAAATCGCCGCCCTTTTCCTTACTGAATGGGCCGCACTTCAATTTCCACCCGGCGGTTCATGGCGCGTCCATCCGGGGTGTCGTTGCTGGCGATGGGCATGACTTCGCCCAGGCCGATGGCGGTGATCCGATGAGCCGGCACGCCGTAGGAGATGAGAATATTCTTCACCACATTAGCCCGGCGTTCGGACAGTTGCTGGTTGTACTCTTCGGAGCCCGTGCTGTCGGTATGGCCTTTGACCATGATCTGGGTGTCGGGATACTTGACCATAACCTGGGCGATGTCCCGCAAGGTTCCCTGGGCGGCGGGCTGAACCGTGGAGGAATTCACGGCGAACAGGATGGAGTTATCCATGGTGACAACCACCTTGTCTTCCTGCACTTCCACCTGGGTGTTGGGAATCTGTTCCAGTTCCTGGGCTTGCTTGCCCATTTTATGGCCAACCGCTGTGCCGACCGCCGCGCCGGCCACGCTTCCTATCAGGGCGCCTTTGCCCATTTCGCCTTGGGTGGAGCCAATCAAAGCGCCTAATGCAGCCCCGGCCGCCGTTCCGACCGCGGCGCCTTGTGCGGTCTTTCTTTGGGTGGTGTTCATATCCGCACACCCCAGCATGCCGAGACTCACAATCAGAATAATCGTAACGGGGATGCCAATGCGACGCATAAAAGTCATTTATCATGCCTCCTTGAAAGATTTTTTTTATAAACCGGCCCGCCTGATCCATTTCCCGGCGGCCCGATCCTCCGAATCCAAAGCACT
This genomic stretch from Desulfatibacillum aliphaticivorans DSM 15576 harbors:
- a CDS encoding OmpA family protein, translated to MTFMRRIGIPVTIILIVSLGMLGCADMNTTQRKTAQGAAVGTAAGAALGALIGSTQGEMGKGALIGSVAGAAVGTAVGHKMGKQAQELEQIPNTQVEVQEDKVVVTMDNSILFAVNSSTVQPAAQGTLRDIAQVMVKYPDTQIMVKGHTDSTGSEEYNQQLSERRANVVKNILISYGVPAHRITAIGLGEVMPIASNDTPDGRAMNRRVEIEVRPIQ